In one window of Brenneria goodwinii DNA:
- the xylR gene encoding D-xylose utilization transcriptional activator XylR (D-xylose enhances binding of XylR to the xyl promoter and activates transcription.) — MFEKRYRITLLFNANKVYDRQVVEGVGEYLQASQCDWDIFIEEDFRCRIENIRDWLGDGVIADFDDREIVRLLQDVNVPLVGVGGSYHNPADYPPAHYIATDNHALVESAFMHLKNKGLNRFAFYGLPASGGKGWAQEREYVFRQLVAAGRYQGVVYQGMETSPDNWQHAQNRLADWVQTLPPQTGIIAVTDSRARHLLQVCEHLNIPVPEKLCVIGIDNEELTRYLSRVALSSVAQGTRQMGYRAAKLLHQLLLNHNVPPLQRILVAPVRVIERRSTDYRSVHDPAVIQAMHFIRYHACKGIKVEQVLDMVGISRSNLEKRFKDEMGQTIHGVIHAEKLDRARNLLVSTSLSINEISLMCGYPSLPYFYAVFKKGYGITPKEYRDRYGEAGYQRG; from the coding sequence ATGTTTGAAAAACGTTATCGTATTACTCTGCTGTTCAATGCGAACAAAGTGTATGACCGACAGGTTGTTGAAGGCGTCGGTGAGTATTTGCAAGCCTCTCAGTGTGATTGGGATATCTTCATCGAAGAGGACTTTCGTTGCCGTATTGAGAACATCAGAGACTGGTTAGGCGATGGTGTGATTGCCGACTTTGACGACCGGGAAATTGTGCGGCTATTGCAGGATGTCAATGTGCCGCTGGTGGGCGTGGGCGGCTCCTACCATAATCCGGCCGATTATCCGCCTGCGCACTATATCGCTACGGATAACCATGCGCTGGTGGAAAGCGCATTTATGCATCTTAAAAACAAGGGGCTGAATCGCTTTGCTTTTTACGGTTTGCCGGCATCGGGAGGAAAAGGCTGGGCGCAGGAACGCGAATACGTATTCCGCCAGCTTGTCGCCGCGGGGCGCTATCAGGGCGTGGTTTATCAGGGGATGGAAACCTCGCCGGATAACTGGCAGCACGCACAAAATCGCCTGGCCGACTGGGTACAGACGTTGCCGCCGCAGACCGGTATTATTGCCGTCACCGATTCCCGGGCGCGTCACCTGTTGCAGGTGTGCGAGCATTTGAACATCCCCGTGCCGGAAAAACTTTGCGTTATCGGTATCGATAATGAAGAGCTGACTCGTTATCTTTCGCGCGTGGCGTTGTCGTCCGTGGCGCAGGGAACCCGTCAGATGGGCTATCGCGCGGCGAAATTGCTGCACCAGCTATTGTTAAACCACAATGTGCCGCCATTACAGCGTATTTTGGTTGCGCCCGTCAGGGTGATTGAACGCCGATCGACCGACTACCGCTCCGTACACGATCCGGCGGTTATTCAGGCGATGCATTTCATCCGTTACCACGCCTGTAAGGGCATCAAAGTCGAGCAAGTGTTGGATATGGTGGGCATATCCCGCTCGAATTTGGAAAAACGCTTCAAAGATGAAATGGGGCAGACGATCCACGGCGTCATTCACGCGGAGAAACTGGATCGTGCTCGCAACCTGTTGGTTTCCACCTCGCTTTCGATCAACGAGATTTCCCTGATGTGTGGCTATCCTTCACTGCCTTATTTCTACGCCGTATTTAAAAAAGGCTATGGCATCACGCCGAAAGAGTACCGCGATCGCTATGGTGAAGCGGGGTATCAGCGGGGATAA
- a CDS encoding DJ-1/PfpI family protein translates to MSKKIAILLADGFEEAEAIMVIDVLHRMKIDVAMLSCHDRLELCSYHNIRMFADDLLERNTDTLFDAVIIPGGPQGTVNLAANPTVVEFIRRHDEANRLICPLCSAAARVLGGNNLLQGRRYVCSGELWQNVTDGVYVNEKVVEDGNLISGKGLGVAFDFAFTIAYRLTGDKEDANFQVEHIDYDYWRVPE, encoded by the coding sequence ATGTCTAAGAAAATCGCCATTCTGCTGGCTGATGGTTTTGAAGAAGCGGAAGCGATTATGGTGATTGATGTACTGCACCGTATGAAAATCGATGTCGCCATGTTGTCTTGTCACGACAGGCTGGAACTGTGTAGCTATCACAATATTCGTATGTTTGCCGACGACCTGCTGGAAAGAAACACGGATACTCTGTTTGATGCGGTAATTATTCCCGGCGGTCCGCAAGGAACGGTTAATCTGGCAGCAAACCCCACGGTGGTTGAATTCATTCGCCGCCATGACGAGGCCAACAGGCTGATTTGTCCGCTTTGTTCCGCCGCCGCGCGCGTGTTGGGCGGTAATAACTTATTGCAAGGCCGGCGTTATGTCTGCTCGGGCGAGCTGTGGCAAAACGTTACCGACGGTGTATACGTCAACGAAAAAGTCGTCGAAGACGGCAACCTGATCAGCGGTAAAGGACTGGGCGTCGCTTTTGATTTCGCCTTTACTATCGCCTATCGCTTAACGGGAGATAAGGAAGACGCGAATTTCCAGGTTGAACACATCGATTACGATTACTGGCGCGTGCCCGAATAA
- the argG gene encoding argininosuccinate synthase, with product MTTILKHLPVGQRIGIAFSGGLDTSAALLWMRQKGAVPYAYTANLGQPDEDDYDAIPRRAMEYGAENARLIDCRKQLVAEGIAAIQCGAFHNTTAGVTYFNTTPLGRAVTGTMLVAAMKEDGVNIWGDGSTYKGNDIERFYRYGLLTNAELQIYKPWLDTDFIDELGGRQEMSEFMAQAGFDYKMSAEKAYSTDSNMLGATHEAKDLEFLNSSVKIVNPIMGVKFWDENVKIAAEEVTVRFDRGHPVALNGKTFADDVELMMEANRIGGRHGLGMSDQIENRIIEAKSRGIYEAPGMALLHIAYERLLTGIHNEDTIEQYHANGRQLGRFLYQGRWFDSQALMLRDSSQRWIASAITGEVTLELRRGNDYSILNTVSDNLTYKPERLTMEKGDSVFSPDDRIGQLTMRNLDITDTREKLFNYVETGLLSSSSNAGLPQVEQLQDKSQK from the coding sequence ATGACAACGATTCTCAAACATCTTCCGGTTGGTCAGCGTATTGGTATTGCGTTTTCTGGTGGTCTGGATACCAGCGCCGCGCTGCTTTGGATGCGTCAAAAAGGCGCGGTTCCTTATGCTTACACCGCGAATCTGGGTCAGCCGGATGAGGATGATTACGATGCAATCCCTCGCCGTGCGATGGAATACGGCGCTGAAAATGCTCGCCTGATCGACTGCCGTAAGCAACTGGTTGCCGAAGGCATCGCGGCAATTCAGTGCGGCGCCTTCCATAACACCACCGCCGGCGTGACCTATTTCAACACCACGCCGCTGGGCCGTGCGGTAACCGGCACCATGCTGGTCGCCGCGATGAAAGAAGACGGCGTCAATATCTGGGGCGACGGCAGCACCTATAAAGGCAACGATATCGAACGCTTCTATCGTTACGGTTTGCTGACCAACGCCGAGCTGCAAATCTACAAACCCTGGCTGGATACCGACTTTATCGATGAGCTGGGCGGCCGTCAGGAGATGTCCGAATTTATGGCGCAGGCCGGTTTTGATTACAAAATGTCCGCCGAAAAAGCCTACTCCACCGACTCCAACATGCTGGGCGCGACCCACGAAGCCAAAGATCTGGAGTTCCTCAATTCCAGCGTCAAAATCGTTAACCCGATCATGGGCGTTAAATTCTGGGATGAAAACGTGAAAATCGCCGCGGAAGAAGTCACCGTGCGTTTTGATCGCGGCCATCCGGTGGCGCTGAATGGCAAAACCTTTGCCGATGACGTGGAACTGATGATGGAAGCCAACCGTATTGGCGGACGCCACGGCTTAGGCATGAGCGATCAGATTGAAAACCGCATCATCGAAGCGAAAAGCCGCGGTATCTACGAAGCGCCGGGAATGGCGTTGCTGCATATCGCCTATGAGCGCCTGCTGACCGGTATCCATAACGAAGACACCATCGAACAGTATCACGCCAACGGCCGTCAACTGGGGCGCTTCCTGTACCAGGGCCGCTGGTTCGATTCTCAGGCGCTGATGCTGCGTGATTCTTCCCAGCGTTGGATCGCCAGCGCCATCACCGGCGAAGTGACGCTGGAACTGCGTCGCGGCAACGACTATTCCATTTTGAATACCGTTTCCGATAACCTGACCTATAAACCAGAGCGTCTGACGATGGAGAAAGGCGATTCCGTATTCTCGCCGGATGACCGTATCGGCCAGCTGACCATGCGTAACCTGGACATCACCGATACCCGTGAAAAACTGTTTAACTATGTTGAAACCGGGTTGCTCTCTTCTTCTTCC
- a CDS encoding xylose ABC transporter ATP-binding protein, with protein sequence MPCLLEMKNITKAFGAVKAVDNVSLTLEAGQVLSLCGENGSGKSTLMKVLCAIYPYGSYRGTIIFSGDELRASHIRDTEKKGIAIIHQELALVKGMTVLENIFLGNELASCGIMDYDNMYLRCLRLLEQVKLTIDPNTKVGELGLGQQQLVEIAKALNKQVRLLVLDEPTASLTERETAILLDIIQDLRHHGIACIYISHKLNEVKAISDVICVIRDGKHIGTHPAAELSEDQIIAMMVGRELTELYPNEAHTIGDEILRVEHLTAWHPVNRHIRRVDDVSFSLHRGEILGIAGLVGSGRTETVQCLFGAYHGRWQGEVFLDGRRVDIRHCQQALALGIAMVPEDRKRDGIIPIMSVAHNITLAALDRFSGALSMLDDAREQDVIRQSLANLQVKTPSQELPIARLSGGNQQKAVLAKCLLLNPRILILDEPTRGIDIGAKYEIYKLINALVQQQIAVIVISSELPEVLGLSDRVLVMHQGRIKADLINRDLTQEQVMEAALRSEHRAENITV encoded by the coding sequence ATGCCGTGCCTGTTGGAAATGAAAAACATCACTAAAGCGTTTGGCGCAGTGAAGGCGGTGGACAACGTCAGCCTGACGCTGGAAGCCGGACAGGTATTGTCGCTGTGCGGTGAGAATGGCTCGGGAAAATCCACGCTGATGAAAGTGCTGTGCGCCATTTATCCCTATGGCAGCTACCGCGGAACCATTATCTTTTCCGGCGATGAACTCCGGGCCAGCCATATTCGCGATACGGAGAAAAAAGGGATCGCCATTATTCATCAGGAACTGGCGTTGGTTAAAGGGATGACCGTGCTGGAGAACATTTTCCTGGGCAACGAGTTGGCGAGCTGCGGGATAATGGATTACGACAACATGTATCTGCGCTGCCTGCGTCTGTTGGAGCAGGTAAAGTTGACGATCGATCCCAATACGAAAGTCGGGGAGTTGGGGCTGGGGCAGCAGCAGTTGGTCGAAATCGCCAAAGCGCTGAATAAACAGGTGCGTCTGCTGGTGCTGGACGAGCCGACGGCCTCGCTGACCGAACGGGAAACGGCCATTCTGCTCGATATCATCCAGGATCTGCGTCATCACGGCATTGCCTGCATTTATATCTCCCACAAGCTCAACGAAGTAAAAGCGATCTCCGATGTGATTTGCGTCATTCGCGACGGTAAGCATATCGGTACCCATCCGGCGGCGGAACTGAGCGAAGACCAGATCATCGCCATGATGGTGGGACGGGAACTCACGGAGCTGTATCCCAATGAAGCGCATACCATCGGCGACGAGATCCTGCGGGTGGAGCACCTGACGGCCTGGCATCCGGTGAACCGCCATATCCGCCGGGTGGACGATGTCTCTTTTTCCCTGCATCGGGGCGAGATACTCGGTATTGCCGGACTGGTGGGGTCGGGGCGTACCGAAACCGTCCAGTGCCTGTTCGGCGCCTATCACGGACGCTGGCAGGGAGAGGTGTTTCTCGACGGGCGGCGGGTCGATATCCGGCACTGTCAGCAGGCGCTGGCGCTGGGCATCGCCATGGTGCCGGAAGACCGCAAAAGGGATGGCATTATCCCCATCATGAGCGTGGCGCACAACATTACGCTGGCCGCGCTCGATCGGTTCTCCGGCGCGTTATCCATGCTGGATGACGCGCGCGAACAGGATGTCATCCGGCAATCGCTGGCGAATTTGCAAGTGAAAACGCCAAGTCAGGAATTGCCGATCGCCCGGCTGAGCGGGGGAAACCAGCAAAAAGCGGTGCTGGCGAAATGTCTGTTGCTGAACCCCAGAATACTCATTCTTGACGAGCCGACCCGCGGTATCGATATCGGTGCAAAATATGAGATCTATAAGCTCATCAATGCGCTGGTACAGCAGCAAATCGCCGTCATCGTTATTTCTTCCGAACTGCCAGAAGTCCTGGGGCTAAGCGACCGGGTGCTGGTCATGCATCAAGGGCGAATCAAAGCGGACTTGATTAATCGGGATCTGACCCAGGAACAGGTCATGGAAGCTGCATTGAGGAGTGAACATCGTGCTGAAAACATCACTGTCTGA
- the xylH gene encoding xylose ABC transporter permease XylH: MSDQQNAVVESKSLLQRLKSINLQVYVMIAAIIAIMLFFTYMTDGAYLSARNLSNLLRQTAITGILAVGMVFVIISAEIDLSVGSMMGLLGGAAAIFDVWFGWPLPLTIVVTLVLGLLLGTWNGWWVAYQKVPSFIVTLAGMLAFRGILIGITNGTTVSPTSDAMSQIGQSYLPSGAGFLFGALGLMVFILWQWRRRGNRIRLGLPVSQPAGDIGRQAFTAVIVLGAIYLLNDYRGVPTPVLVLTLLMLGGIFLATRTAFGRRIYAVGGNIEAARLSGINVERTKLIVFAMNGLMVAVAGLILSSRLGAGSPSAGNIAELDAIAACVIGGTSLAGGIGSVAGAVMGAFIMASLDNGMSMLDVPTFWQYVVKGGILLLAVWMDTATKRRM, from the coding sequence CTGTCTGATCAACAAAATGCCGTTGTCGAGTCCAAGTCCTTACTGCAACGGCTCAAGAGCATTAATCTTCAGGTTTATGTGATGATTGCCGCCATCATCGCCATCATGCTCTTTTTCACCTACATGACGGACGGGGCTTACCTGAGCGCGCGCAACCTTTCCAACCTGCTGCGGCAAACGGCGATTACCGGCATTCTGGCGGTCGGCATGGTGTTCGTCATTATTTCCGCGGAAATCGATCTGTCGGTGGGCTCCATGATGGGGCTGCTCGGCGGCGCGGCGGCGATTTTTGATGTGTGGTTCGGCTGGCCGCTGCCGTTAACCATCGTGGTGACGCTGGTACTGGGATTATTACTGGGAACATGGAATGGCTGGTGGGTCGCCTATCAGAAAGTGCCTTCCTTTATCGTCACGTTGGCGGGCATGCTGGCATTTCGCGGCATTCTTATCGGCATCACCAATGGCACCACGGTTTCGCCGACCTCTGATGCGATGTCGCAGATCGGGCAAAGCTACCTGCCCTCCGGCGCGGGCTTTCTGTTCGGCGCGCTGGGGCTGATGGTTTTTATTTTGTGGCAATGGCGGCGGCGCGGTAACCGTATCCGACTGGGGCTTCCCGTTAGCCAGCCGGCCGGCGATATCGGGCGTCAGGCGTTTACCGCCGTGATTGTTCTTGGCGCCATCTACCTGCTGAATGATTACCGTGGCGTGCCGACGCCGGTGCTGGTTCTCACGCTGTTGATGCTGGGCGGCATTTTTTTGGCGACGCGCACCGCGTTTGGCCGCCGCATCTACGCCGTGGGGGGGAATATTGAGGCGGCCCGCCTATCCGGGATCAATGTGGAACGCACCAAGCTGATTGTTTTCGCGATGAACGGGCTGATGGTCGCGGTGGCGGGGCTGATCCTGAGTTCGCGTTTGGGCGCCGGTTCGCCGTCGGCGGGGAATATTGCCGAGTTGGACGCGATCGCGGCCTGCGTGATCGGCGGCACCAGTCTGGCGGGCGGGATCGGCAGCGTGGCCGGGGCGGTGATGGGGGCATTTATCATGGCCTCGCTGGATAACGGTATGAGTATGCTGGATGTGCCGACCTTCTGGCAGTATGTCGTCAAAGGCGGCATTCTGCTGCTGGCGGTGTGGATGGATACGGCGACCAAACGCAGAATGTAA